CAGCTCTGTCATGCTCATTATGTGTGAGCTTGGGCCGAGGGATTCGGCCGCAATCAATATTTTCTCAGCGGCTAGTGCGCAGTCTATATCCACGAAACGGGTCACCTCATTCTCCGGTGATAAAAATTAGGGTCGGGGCGTCCCAAAAAGGATTGAAGTTCGGATCATTCGCCCTCCCTGCCAAAAATTCCACCCGCTGAGTTTGACCTGTCTTCTCTCAACAAGCTGAACATCCTTTCAATATCTCCATCAAATATCATATCTACTCATATATTCGTCTCGTTAGTGAAGATAGAAAAAGTTTAAGAGTTAAAGAAGATAAAAATATAAATCAGATCTAAGTATTAGATATCAAAACTGTTTTTGGAGAGATCAAGAATCCAAATAAATTATTTTAAGAAATATCCATTATTATCTGAAAATTTTTGACATCTTAATTTATGGAAAGATTTATTATATGTCTTGAAGGTGGGCGAAGTTTTTAAGGTTAGGTAGGTGTAAAGTGGCTGAGCAAGGCATCCGACTCTAATTTGGGAAACCTTTATTATTAGGTTCTTCTGGTTTCGTCTATGGTCTTGAGGTGAAAATAGAGTTATGAGCGCCCCAGCCTATTCAGGTCAACCAGTAATAATCCTTAAGGAGGGGACTGAGAGGAGCCGTGGGAGCGAGGCCAGAAACGCGAATATAATGGCCGCTAGGATCGTGGCAGAGGTTGTCAGGAGCTCCCTCGGCCCCAAGGGGATGGATAAGATGCTTGTTGACAGCTTCGGCGATGTCACCATAACGAACGACGGGGCGACTATGTTAAAGGAGATGGATGTCCAGCACCCCGCGGCCAAGATGATGGTCGAGATAGCCAAGGCCCAAGATCAGGAGGTCGGCGATGGAACGACGAGCGTGGTGGTGTTGGCTGGCGAGTTGCTGGGAAAGGCTGTCGACCTGATGGACAAGAAGATCCACCCCACTACGATAATCGATGGATACCGTCGGGCCCAGGAACAGGCCTTGAGGCATCTGGAGGAGATCTCGATAAAGGTATTACCCAGAGATAGGGAGATGCTGAAGAAGATAGCCATGACATCAATGGCTAGTAAGCTCGTAGCTGGCCATGCGGAATTCCTAGCCGAGATCGCTGTTGACGCGATTCTCCAGGTGGCTGAGGAGATAGACGGCCGCTTCGAGGTCGACCTAGATATGGTAAAAGTGGAGAAGAAGAAGGGCGGCTCACTGAGGGATACTAAGCTGATAAAGGGTTTGGTGATAGATAAGGAGGTCGTCCACGCGGATATGCCAAAGATAGTCCGGAATGCCAGGATAGGCCTTCTCAACGCCTCCATGGAGATAGAGAAGACAGAGTTCGACTCAAAGATACATATCGAGAGGCCTGAGGAGATGCAGGCATTTTTAGACCAGGAGGAGCAGATGCTGAAGGAGATGGTGGAGAAGGTTAGGAAGGCTGGTGTAAATGTCCTTCTCTGCCAGAAGGGGATAGACGACATGGCCCAGCACTTCCTGGCCAGGGCGGGCATACTGGCTGCGAGAAGGCTTAAGAAGAGCGATATGGAGGCCTTAGCCAAGGCGACGGGAGCTAAGATAGTTACCAATATAGACGCCTTAAGCGAGGCCGACACGGGATACGCCGAGCTGGTGGAGGAGAGGAAGATAGGAGATGA
The genomic region above belongs to Candidatus Bathyarchaeota archaeon and contains:
- a CDS encoding TCP-1/cpn60 chaperonin family protein, yielding MSAPAYSGQPVIILKEGTERSRGSEARNANIMAARIVAEVVRSSLGPKGMDKMLVDSFGDVTITNDGATMLKEMDVQHPAAKMMVEIAKAQDQEVGDGTTSVVVLAGELLGKAVDLMDKKIHPTTIIDGYRRAQEQALRHLEEISIKVLPRDREMLKKIAMTSMASKLVAGHAEFLAEIAVDAILQVAEEIDGRFEVDLDMVKVEKKKGGSLRDTKLIKGLVIDKEVVHADMPKIVRNARIGLLNASMEIEKTEFDSKIHIERPEEMQAFLDQEEQMLKEMVEKVRKAGVNVLLCQKGIDDMAQHFLARAGILAARRLKKSDMEALAKATGAKIVTNIDALSEADTGYAELVEERKIGDDKMIFVEGCKDPKAVSILIRGGSERIVDEAERSIHDALSVVRDVVLEPKIVAGGGAPEIEAARAVRRFAETLTGKERLAVMAFADALEVIPAALAENTGMDPINILSEMKSRHEKGEVWAGFDPFRREVASMDLINVYEPLRVKSQVIKSASEAASMLLKIDEVVAAAKMKPPKTPPGEEGGPPE